The Eleutherodactylus coqui strain aEleCoq1 chromosome 10, aEleCoq1.hap1, whole genome shotgun sequence genome contains the following window.
CAGCGGCACATGGACACATCGCCACGTTTGTAAATCCGTTTACACTGTTTGCAGGGGTCGTCTCGGTAGAGGGGGTGCTGGCTCCAACGCGAGTCACACGGCCGCACCCCATAGTCTTCAATCACTGCCCGAAACCGCCGACATGTGCACTTTATGGCAGCCAACGACTGCGTTGACAGATAGCTAAAGACCGCCAGCAGGACGTGGTCTGGTAATGACGGGAGGTAAAGCCGCGGCTGAAGAAGGCGCTGGACCTGGAAACGAATCTCCAGGAAGTTATGGGAGACATGGCGGTAGAGGCGGCAGAGTGGAGGGATAGGCGGTGGCGGAGGAGGCGGtggaggaggagcagagagatgggggAAGAAGAGCTGTCCGGGAAGCGGTTCCGTTTCATCAGCTTCCCCCCCATAGAACACACAGCGGTCAACGGCTCCGGTCAGCACCAGGTCTACATGGAAGCCGGATTCCGAGGCCACCGCCTGCGCCTCCTCCACCTCCGCTTGCTCGGACTCTATCTTCTCCAGTAGCACACGGACGCGGTGCGGCTCAGGACTCAGCAGCTGGTACAGGTCACAGGTGATGGGGTCTCCGGGCCTCTCGGCCACACGGAAGGCGATGCGGACTTCCCGCTCTGCCTGTTCTGCCTCATACTGCGCCACAGCCTCAGCCACACTGCGGCAGTGGCCCTCTGCGCCATCGTCCGAGGAGGTTACCAGGACCAGCGGCGGTCTCGCCGGCGCAGGGTCGGCCCCTCGGCTCTCTGCACGGGCCACCATTTCAGCTACAGATGGCGGAGCTTCTAGATCAGAGGCA
Protein-coding sequences here:
- the FBXO46 gene encoding F-box only protein 46, with the protein product MDPRLPSPLHLWSPRPFGAYSMSCSAGGKSVESDEKAAVAEEKDPPPENAECRGDDRVLLDTWYVIKPGNTKEKVAFFVAYQCAGSGSSPRPGGAKVKGRWSAGGSSRAKRRRHASDLEAPPSVAEMVARAESRGADPAPARPPLVLVTSSDDGAEGHCRSVAEAVAQYEAEQAEREVRIAFRVAERPGDPITCDLYQLLSPEPHRVRVLLEKIESEQAEVEEAQAVASESGFHVDLVLTGAVDRCVFYGGEADETEPLPGQLFFPHLSAPPPPPPPPPPIPPLCRLYRHVSHNFLEIRFQVQRLLQPRLYLPSLPDHVLLAVFSYLSTQSLAAIKCTCRRFRAVIEDYGVRPCDSRWSQHPLYRDDPCKQCKRIYKRGDVSMCRWHPKPYHHDLPYGRSYWMCCRRPDRAAPGCQLGLHDNNWVLPGEGTRVKGRGHGEGDEGR